The Deltaproteobacteria bacterium genome includes the window GGCCTGCCGAACGCGTGAAGGTCTCGCTCTTCTACCTGCCCTCGGCCGGGAGCCGCGCCGACATCGAGCGCGGCCGCGCGGGCCTCCGTGGCGACCTCTACCAGCGCATGCTCGCCGAGCTGGCCGAGCAGGCGAAGCTCGCCGATGCGCTCGGCTACGACTCGATCAGCTTCACCGAGCACCACTTCCACGTCGAGGGCTTCGAGCTCTCGAACAGCCCCGTGCTGCTCGACCTCTTCGTCGGCCTGCAGACGAAGCGCATCCGCGTGGGCCAGCTCGGCATCGTCCTCCCGGCGCACAACCCGATCCGCGTCGCCGAGGAGATCGCGATGCTCGACCACATGACGGGCGGGCGCGCCAACGCGGGCTTCGCCCGCGGCTACCAGCGGCGCTGGGTGGACGTGATGGCGCAGCAGACGCACGGCATCCACGGCGCCCTCCCCCACCAGCACGACGCGGTCGACGCCGCCAACCGGGCCGCCTTCGAGGAGTGCTTCCGCATCATCAAGCAGGCCTGGACCGAGGACCTGCTCTCCTATCAGGGCCGCTACTGGCGCATCCCGCCCGGCGCGACGCCGTGGGACCTGGAGTCGACGCGGCGCTACGGCGCCGGGGTGGTCGACGGCGTCGTGCGCGCCGTCGGCGTGGTGCCGAAGCCGCTCCAGAAGCCGCACCCGCCGCTCTTCCAGC containing:
- a CDS encoding LLM class flavin-dependent oxidoreductase, which produces MKVSLFYLPSAGSRADIERGRAGLRGDLYQRMLAELAEQAKLADALGYDSISFTEHHFHVEGFELSNSPVLLDLFVGLQTKRIRVGQLGIVLPAHNPIRVAEEIAMLDHMTGGRANAGFARGYQRRWVDVMAQQTHGIHGALPHQHDAVDAANRAAFEECFRIIKQAWTEDLLSYQGRYWRIPPGATPWDLESTRRYGAGVVDGVVRAVGVVPKPLQKPHPPLFQPFASSERSIRWCAEEGVTAILPPLHPSLEDRLVRLYAEVSGRPLGEGVGVLRDVIVAPTDDEALALWGDSGAFCGREWFEPFGFSKGLVDPATGEVPNLFEQGLALVGSVDTVTRQLERLRARLPVRWLFAWTYNALIPHAELMRSIELFATRVLPRVGVQSPT